In Saccharomyces eubayanus strain FM1318 chromosome XIV, whole genome shotgun sequence, the sequence CCTGTACGGCCTAGTAGGGCGGAGATATCTATATAGCTCTATTGTGAACACAACTCTcgaaaaacaaattcaaaaaaatatggagGGTGTGGCAACAAAGAAGAGCTAACAAAGACGTAAGTTTTCTGAAACTCAGCAGAATTTATAGTGACTCCATGGCCAAGTTGGTTAAGGCGTGCGACTGTTAATCGCAAGATCGTGAGTTCAACCCTCACTGGGGtcgttattttttgttttttctggAGGAGATACGCTACTATAATAGCTTGATTCAAATCACGGTTAAGGAGAAAACAAGATACTTAGCACGTTACGGATGTATTTTACCTTTTTGCTAACTATCGAGCAGCCAAATTCAATACTATACataaaaactaaaaaaaaggttttttaaaaatgcATGAGAATAGTGTTTTATAAAAGTTTCTATATATGAAATAAAAGTCTGTCTGTTTTGCATTTTGCCAAGTTAAATAATGGATCATAGGAATATATAATTGAAATGGGATCTTTTCGTATCGCACTTGCGCTCTTAGAAAAAGACTTTATCGTTACTAGGTAACGGGAAAGGATGGACCATGATGTATGAGTTTTGCCTATTGGCGATACCTGCGTAAGCATTATACCAGGCAATGAAGGCGACTACGACGCCCACGACACCACCAGCCCTAGTGACACCAACTTCACCTGTGAAGTTCGCAATTGACAATAGTAAGAACGTGACAGCTaagagaaagaacaagGCAAAAAACATTATGGTTGACTTCATAGTGCAGACGCAGAGACCAAAAGTGAATAGTGCCCATCCCAAGAGGTAAAACCCTAGGGCGTTCCCGAGGTCAGACTCCTTATCCTTGTAGGCGTCCAGAATACCGAACCAAGGAATGTAAATAGCACCAAAACTTAACCAAAACCCGCCAAAAGAACACAGGGCAGTTCCACCAAAAGTATTTTCCAGAGCGATCTCCCAAATGCCCGCAATCAGTTGCACCAGGCCACCGTAAAACATGGCACACCCTACAACGACGTTGGGGGTGGTGACGCCTTGAGCCCTTGCGTTGCACAGAGAAAGTACGAACGTGGTGAGCGCGAAACCAGAAAGACCTAGGGGAGCAGGATTAGCGAACTTATGGACCGGCGCGGGGGCTAAACCGGGATTCAAAGTACCACCAAACGCTTCTGCCAAATCGTCTCTAAGGAATTTTTGACGACCGATATAAATGTACTCGTTGTTTTTGCCCGCGGTATAGATTTTGCACAGGGACTCCTGCGAATGGCGGCTGTGCTCGTTGTGCTCGTTGTTTTCACAGATAGATTCATTATCTGAGGAGTCGAACGCCTTAGGGTTCTCGAAGGCGGTGTTACCACTCTTTTGCTCTCTGTCAGACATTGATTCGTATACAATTTTGGTAAACAATTAATCTTTACTACCTTCTATATAATCTATACAAgctgaaagagaaagtCTGGAGCTGTACCCTTCATCACCTTATATACCTTATCCAGGGGTGATCCCGGCGATCTTTGAGGTCCACAGCTGCTCGAGCATTAAGTCCGTTGCATTCACTTGAGCGtctacaaaaaaatgaggagAACCATTGATGATCCATTGTCGGACTCTAATTATTGCGGGGATGATACGACCAGCTGCTATTATCGTCATGCCGTCGGCTGGTATAATCTGCGGGCCGCGGTGCCGGGTGGAGCCGCGTCCGCCGTTTCGACCGTGATTGGTCAGCGGGCCCACTACAGCCGTGGGGgttagaagaagagcagcTTCTCTGCGTTTCGTTTCTATCTACTTACAACACGAATGATACACTATACTACGTACTGGGTTAAGCTGGTGGCGGCCGGCAGATGGCATGGACAGTGGCTAGATTGTCCATTCATCGAAGTACACTACTTCTTTGTCGTGCTGAGAGGCCGGGAACATCTTGAAGTAGTTGAAGATGGAAAACTCTTCTTCATGCTCCTCGGCTTTGTTTCCCGAATCCGGGTCGGTTTCGCCTTGGTTCATTTGTAGAATACTCTCTAGGGTCACCTTGTAACAGTCGTGCATGACTTTTTCCAGCTTGTCGTCATACACCAGAACCTCGCAGAGTGATCTGATATTTGACGGGGTCAACTCCACGTTGGCCACTTGGGCTGCTGTAATAAACTCCAGGATCTCCTGGGTGGTGGAATAATTCTTTACGTTTGGTGCGTAAAAGACGTTTCTGTTGGGCCCATTTTCGAAGTTCTTGAAACCGTTGGGGAAGGTGTTCTCCGATATGAACCTCCAGACGATAGTCAATAAACTGTTGATGAATTCTATATCCAGTTCTCCGTCTGTGAACCATGGCCCCCCCGTAATATCCACCGACGGTTGCAAACTGTACAGCATATAGATCTTTCTTGTGGGAAATTTGACGCTCTTAACACTTTTTACATACCTTTGAGATTCTAAACTCTTTAAACATTTGAGAACCACGTGCTGGTGGAGATTGGTTCTTGCTTTGATCGTCTTGGACCATATGCCCTCCCTGCCACTGGCCTCTATATAAGAATATACCAATGACTCTTCTGCCGACATGGTGGCTTTCTTTTGTGCCTCAGATTCCAAAACACCTTGGAATTTTAGTTCATCGTTTTGTTTCACTAATTTGATCAAGTTCTTATCCAGCAGTTCCTGTACAATAGACATCAGGTCTGTTAATGACCCAATTCCCATCTGCTTTTGAAGCTCCTGTTGTGTATATAGTGCGCCCACACCTTGCGAAATCATCTGACTATGTAACGTCTTGGCATTGTCCGACAGCTGTAGTCCATTCTCTATCACTCCACTCATATTGGTCGTTGAGCTTGTGGCGTTCTCACTTGATTAAGACCCTTTTTAATGATCTCAtctcaaaaatattctATTAATtagcttgaaaaattttgatacaatgaaagatttgaaaggaaaaaaaatgcccGTGCGCGATAATACTcggaaacaaaaaaaaggccaGTGTTAATATGTCACATAGTTCTATTTCAAAGACACcaacaaaataaaaccTTGTATCAGCATGTTAATTTGCGAATACATATAGGTGGCTCCAGGTGCGAGAGTGCAATGATGCGGACAAACCGCACTGTTCGTCTGGCTTTTATCTTAACTATTCGCATACAACCAAGATCTTGCACAGATCTTGTACAGTTTGTAGGAGCTTGGCtgtttgattttatttACACTTTCTGTGGACTCGATTATGAACCAGCAGAACATTACTTGCATTTAGTACAACCGCcatatataatatttttttctcgagACGAGACGAAACACCTAAGAAACATAACTAAAATTAAATATGAGAAAAGGAACACAAGAATAGTTagagaggaaaaaaataataagaGAGAAACTTATGAACTTTGTACTCCATTTCAAAGACCATGCAGAAGCGGTGATATTTAGTATTTTTTACAATTCCTGTTGCTTGAGAGAAAACTTTTATTAACTGAATGAAGTAATAGTCGAAGCCATTGTTTAACGTGAAAagcaaatccaaaaaatgaaaaaaaaacgaagagattgaaaaagttgGAAAGAGGTTAACAGGTAAGCAAAGCAAGCAGGATTTTCCTAGATGGCTGATTTATACAGTGGCTCCACTTTAGAAAGTTTACTAGACGGATTAACCGACTTGAATAGAATCCCGAAGGAGTACTCTCCACTATTAGAACCAtactttcaaaatatagCAAAAGATGAGAATTTGAAATCCAAAGCCCTTGAAATTTGTCGTTCTAATTTCCATAAATGGAAGgcagaagatgaaaaaggTGTCGATCCTGAAATTACAAGAAGATGTCTTAACCTGTGGTATGTCATCAAAGGTAAAGAgtacaaaaaattaaagaatcCCCCACCGGCTGATAACATTATTAAAGATGAGATTGATGTGTCAAATATTGAGGACCTGAATGTGGGCAGACTGGAGTTCGATGAATATGGTAAACCTATAACTAATCCACTAGATAATCTGACCTTAGAAGAGGTCGAAGTTAGTGACTTCATAAAAGAGTAAGCTCATGGTTACTTTCCACTATTTAGTCCTTCATTAGGCCCATGTTTAGCCTGTCACTACTGGCCAAGCCTTAAAACTAAAATAAGAGGCAAAACGCATCATCGTTTGTACTCTGATATCTGGCTTAGACGAAACAGCCGACAATGCAATTAATATGCACGCGTTTACTGTCGGCTCTACCGCTCTTTATGCGGCAAAATGCTAATGAAGTATAAGCAAGCTGTGCCAAGCAAAATGTTTACATACGTGTAGCCTGTTTTCGCAAGGCGTTTCCTTATCCAGCTCATGCGTCGATCAACACAGGTGAACCGTGACTTGCCAAGTGCGACAATCCGTACAGTCACCTTTTATATAATTTACAGATATTTATAGGTGCTCCTTGGGCCCTCTCTTATGTAATCAACGACCCTCTGCCCTGTGTAACCTTCGCTAGTACTATTTCTTGCGGATTAGTAAAAACATCTTGCTCGGCctccttttccaaaaatttcaatggtatctaaaatatatatacaacaCAGAGAATGGAAATAAAAGGTGTAAAATAATTCGAATACCTCCCGCCCCAAATTGATGGATAGTCAGTAGAATATCTAAAAACAGAATGTCCGTCAGTACGCCAGGTGAGTTGGACACGTTAATAGAAAAAGCCACTAGCGAAAGCATTCCGAATGGCGACCTCGATCTTCCCATAGCATTAGAGATTTCTGATGTCTTAAGGTCTAGAAGGGTCAGCCCTAAGGATTCGATGCGTTgcataaagaaaagaatccTTAATACAGCCAATAATCCAAACACTCAATTGTCTTCATGGAAACTTACAAATATATGTGTTAAGAATGGTGGAACACCATTTATTAAAGAAGTTTGTTCTAGAGAGTTTATGGATACCATGGAACACgttattttgaaagaggACAATAACGAAGAATTGTCTGAGTTGGTAAAAACCATACTATATGAATTATATGTTGCCTTTAAGAACGATTCGCAACTAAATTATGTAGCTAGGGTTTATGATAAGTTAGTCTCTCGTGGCATTAAGTTCCCTAAAAAGTtgacaatttcaaattcgcCAACTGCAATGTTCGATTCAAAGACGCCAGCGGACTGGATAGATTCCGATGCATGCATGGTTTGCTCCAAGAAGTTCACTTTGTTAAATAGGAAGCATCATTGTCGTTCTTGTGGTGGAGTATTCTGCCAAGAACATTCATCAAATAATATACCATTACCTGATTTAGGGATTTATGAACCTGTGAGAGTTTGCGATAACTGCTTTGAAGATTATGACTTGAAGAAACATGACAATAGTAAACaatcaagaaaacatcgtcacaacaaaaaaaaaaaggataagGACAGTTCAACCcctgaagatgaagaggaatTGATAAGAAGAGCTATAGAGCTCTCTCTAAGGGAATCTAGAAACAGCACAAGTGGAGAACCTATAGTCCCTATTGTGGAACCAAGACCTGCGGAACAGTACCATGAGccagaaagagaagaagaattagaagaagaggaagattTAGATTTAAAGGCAGCCATTGAAGCAAGCTTGAGAGAAGCtgaagaagcaaaaaaacGTAGCGAGCGTCAGCAGACACACCAACAACCACACCAACAACCACAACTGCAACGACTCCCACACCAACCACAACCTCTTCAATCTGTTGATTTAACgcatgaagaagaagacagcATATACATGTTTGCATCGCtagttgaaaaaatgaaatctAGACCCGTGaatgaaattttggaagattCCAAACTACAGAATTTAGCACAAAAAGTATTTGCCTCCAAAGCTAGATTGAATTATGCTCTAAATGATAAAGCTCAAAAATACAATACTTTGATAGAAATGAATGGGAAGATCTCTGAGGTTATGAATATATATGATAGATTGTTGGAGCAGCAGCTACAAAGCATCAGCTTATCACAACAATACACTCTTCCACAAGTTCCCTCTGATCCTTATGATTATTCAGCAAATCACATGCCAAATCAACAGCAAAGTTATCAACTACCTCCTATTCAGCAACCATCCTACCAGTATCAACCGCAACAAGAGGTTTCACATCAACGACCAGAACGGGTGGACCCACCTTCAACTACTAATATTGACCATTTGAAAACCATTAATATAGTACCACAAGCAGAGCAAAAGCCCCAGCCGCAAGTTGAACTCGCACCTTCCGATCCACCTTAtccaaaggaagaagaggaggaaggAGAAAGCCAAATAGAACCCGAACGGAAAGCTTCCACACAAGAGTCACATGAAAGACCATATCCTGTGGAGACAGAAACGGAGGAAAACTCAATAAATGAACGGCCTCAAGGTATTACACGCTATGATTTCCCGACTGTTCCCGCACGTAAAGTCGTCGAACCAGAGCTGGCCACACCAATTGCTACAAGCTCCTCTGAGACTCCgatcaaagaagaaaggccGCCAACTCCTCAAGAGGAGTTATTAATAGAGCTTTAATACTTTGGTGTTCTTATATGTGtttgtaaagaaaaaaacacaacaCCTATAAATATATAGTTGCGAATACTTACTTCTcggatatttttttgtcactAAACTAGTTTTTAACGTagatatttatatatttatgcCGGCACTAACAATAAAACCGTTAAATAAAAGCATGATCATggacaaaagaaaaggaatcCATTCTTTCAATAAACTCTGTTTTGCCCTCctttatcaaaaatagTAGAAAAGAGGGGAGGGAAAACTCGTAGAAAATAAACGACTGCCTCCGCATATCGATAATCAATTCTACCATCTCGTTGATTCCATCATACGACTGCTTGGCAAGTGTTTGATatcaaaaagataaaactTTACCAACCTTCCATGGTATAGTCGTGTTGAATACTAGGTGTAACACTAGTaatgaatttcaaaaacacaATTAAATATTGGTCCACACGTAACGAATCATCGATATCGTCTTGTAAATCCTCCCAATCTCCCACACCGTCCACCTCTTtatgttcttgttcttcttgctgctcttttcttcttcgctGTCTAACCACACGAACTTTATCAagcaaaattttcatcacGTTAGCATGCTTGCATGGATGAATAGAAACAGATAGTACCGAATTTTTATAAAAAGGCAGCTTTTCGATGGTGGCTGTTTTTGTTCTATAATCCGCTGATATATCTTCGAACATCTGCTCGGGTGTTAGTGGTGAACCATCGGCATTAAACCCTACTATGTACATCTTGGGAACCCTATAAGAGGTCGAGTACGCAATATAAAGGTCGTAGTACCTTTCCTGAGCAATATCTGTAGCTAAGGGGTTCGCAGCATTATGCCCCTctgcttcttcattttcatcgtcatctttgatttccatGTCCTGTATCAGCTCATCGATATCGTCAATGTGTGCATCCTCAGTTCTCCCCTCCGGCGTACTTTTTACGTGTTCGGTTCTAGCACCTATATATTCCAAAGcaccatcttcatcttcatcgccTTCAAAGTCTTTCACGTCTACATCAGTTCCTTCAACTTCGACACACTGCTCGGCACGTTTATCAGAGGGGACTTTCCTAATAACCAAAAATTGCTTATTCTTCGGCAAAAATTCTCTGTAACTAACGTCCAAAGACTCCTCATTCCATTTCCAAGTGGGGAACATATGACATAGGTAGTCACCGGCCTGTACAAACTCTTCAGGAGTTATTTGACCCGTGGTTAAGAAGGTGGACTTATGTGTTATGGGAGTTAGATATTCCCTCCAGCTACTTAGTGTAGACCTAATCATTATGACAAAAGTgtaattttcttgtttgcgCCTTGCTTATACCTTGCTTCTAGCTTACAAATAGCTCAATATAGGGTAGAGTGCGTGCTTATATACTCTCTCCTGAATGGTCCTTCGCTTTGCTTCCCTTCCTTTTATTAATAATGTCCGAGTACAAAGTTGAAAGCCAATGAAGGtgttgaaaatgaaaaaagtaagaaaCTTAGTAAATACcgatatgaaaaaaagggcTTTGAATAAACAGCCCATACAAGAGTTTCATAGTAACGAGTGTGGCGGAAATCAAGCGGAACATGGGAACACTATTTCGAAGAAAAGCTCagaacaagaaggaagatTCCGGTGAAGAAAATTCTGCTCACGATAGGggagagaagaagaaccacATCCATCATCAGCAAGGACTGAGCcataagaaaagaaggaatgGTAGTGGCAGTggtagaagaaaagatcatGGTAAAACTGTTGATAGAGAAAGGGTTGAGGATGGCAGGAAACGTTGGAGAGATTCCCGAAGACTCATCTTTATTCTTGGTGCGTTCCTAGGTGTCCTTTTGCCGTTTAGTTTTGGCGCGTATCACGTtcataatagtaatagCGACTTGTTTGATAGCTTTGTGAATTTTGATTCCCTCAAAGTGTATTTGGATGACTGGAAAGATGTTTTGCCACAGGGCTTGAGTTCATTTATTGACGATATTCAAACCGGTAACTACTCAACATCATCTTTAGATGATCTTAGTGAGAATTTCGCCGTCGGTAAACAGCTTCTGCGAGATTTAGACATTGAAGCCAAACATCCTGTAGTGATGGTTCCCGGTGTTATTTCTACCGGTATTGAAAGCTGGGGGGTTATTGGAGACGACGAATGTGATAGTTCTGCTCACTTCCGTAAGCGGTTGTGGGGTAGTTTTTACATGTTGAAGACTATGGTTATGGATAAGGTGTGTTGGTTGAAGCACGTAATGCTAGATCCAGAAACTGGGCTAGATCCACCTAATTTCACGTTACGTGCGGCGCAGGGTTTTGAGTCCACTGATTACTTCATTGCAGGGTACTGGATTTGGAACAAAGTTTTCCAGAATCTGGGGGTGATTGGATATGAACCCAACAGTATGACAAGTGCCGCTTATGATTGGAGACTGGCGTATTTGGACCTAGAAAGACGCGACAGGTATTTTACCAAGTTAAAGGACCAAATCGAACTATTTTATCAGTTGAATGGCGAAAAA encodes:
- the ATO2 gene encoding putative ammonium permease ATO2, with amino-acid sequence MSDREQKSGNTAFENPKAFDSSDNESICENNEHNEHSRHSQESLCKIYTAGKNNEYIYIGRQKFLRDDLAEAFGGTLNPGLAPAPVHKFANPAPLGLSGFALTTFVLSLCNARAQGVTTPNVVVGCAMFYGGLVQLIAGIWEIALENTFGGTALCSFGGFWLSFGAIYIPWFGILDAYKDKESDLGNALGFYLLGWALFTFGLCVCTMKSTIMFFALFFLLAVTFLLLSIANFTGEVGVTRAGGVVGVVVAFIAWYNAYAGIANRQNSYIMVHPFPLPSNDKVFF
- the RPC34 gene encoding DNA-directed RNA polymerase III subunit C34; this encodes MSGVIENGLQLSDNAKTLHSQMISQGVGALYTQQELQKQMGIGSLTDLMSIVQELLDKNLIKLVKQNDELKFQGVLESEAQKKATMSAEESLVYSYIEASGREGIWSKTIKARTNLHQHVVLKCLKSLESQRYVKSVKSVKFPTRKIYMLYSLQPSVDITGGPWFTDGELDIEFINSLLTIVWRFISENTFPNGFKNFENGPNRNVFYAPNVKNYSTTQEILEFITAAQVANVELTPSNIRSLCEVLVYDDKLEKVMHDCYKVTLESILQMNQGETDPDSGNKAEEHEEEFSIFNYFKMFPASQHDKEVVYFDEWTI
- the SWM2 gene encoding Swm2p; amino-acid sequence: MADLYSGSTLESLLDGLTDLNRIPKEYSPLLEPYFQNIAKDENLKSKALEICRSNFHKWKAEDEKGVDPEITRRCLNLWYVIKGKEYKKLKNPPPADNIIKDEIDVSNIEDLNVGRLEFDEYGKPITNPLDNLTLEEVEVSDFIKE
- the VPS27 gene encoding ESCRT-0 subunit protein VPS27 — protein: MSVSTPGELDTLIEKATSESIPNGDLDLPIALEISDVLRSRRVSPKDSMRCIKKRILNTANNPNTQLSSWKLTNICVKNGGTPFIKEVCSREFMDTMEHVILKEDNNEELSELVKTILYELYVAFKNDSQLNYVARVYDKLVSRGIKFPKKLTISNSPTAMFDSKTPADWIDSDACMVCSKKFTLLNRKHHCRSCGGVFCQEHSSNNIPLPDLGIYEPVRVCDNCFEDYDLKKHDNSKQSRKHRHNKKKKDKDSSTPEDEEELIRRAIELSLRESRNSTSGEPIVPIVEPRPAEQYHEPEREEELEEEEDLDLKAAIEASLREAEEAKKRSERQQTHQQPHQQPQLQRLPHQPQPLQSVDLTHEEEDSIYMFASLVEKMKSRPVNEILEDSKLQNLAQKVFASKARLNYALNDKAQKYNTLIEMNGKISEVMNIYDRLLEQQLQSISLSQQYTLPQVPSDPYDYSANHMPNQQQSYQLPPIQQPSYQYQPQQEVSHQRPERVDPPSTTNIDHLKTINIVPQAEQKPQPQVELAPSDPPYPKEEEEEGESQIEPERKASTQESHERPYPVETETEENSINERPQGITRYDFPTVPARKVVEPELATPIATSSSETPIKEERPPTPQEELLIEL
- the ATG3 gene encoding Atg3p: MIRSTLSSWREYLTPITHKSTFLTTGQITPEEFVQAGDYLCHMFPTWKWNEESLDVSYREFLPKNKQFLVIRKVPSDKRAEQCVEVEGTDVDVKDFEGDEDEDGALEYIGARTEHVKSTPEGRTEDAHIDDIDELIQDMEIKDDDENEEAEGHNAANPLATDIAQERYYDLYIAYSTSYRVPKMYIVGFNADGSPLTPEQMFEDISADYRTKTATIEKLPFYKNSVLSVSIHPCKHANVMKILLDKVRVVRQRRRKEQQEEQEHKEVDGVGDWEDLQDDIDDSLRVDQYLIVFLKFITSVTPSIQHDYTMEGW